A single Parabacteroides timonensis DNA region contains:
- a CDS encoding lamin tail domain-containing protein: MKQFILFLLVLLPVCAFAQFTETFDGPEIDAGWNGHRDKFIIDEAGWLRLNGAEGEPGKVGLNCVIPYAPTMQWEFDVRLEEIPSESNYLRLYLYTEGDGTYYYVQIGHDGAKKISLRTNKKQALFSLKESGLTEGPIFLRIKVTLEDNRVWTLYSRREEDTCFRLEGTTDSYPVKNPVEEGPFILNIEYTKTRYRHFAIDNLQVSPRITPTDTIPDETPVDPKPEEPLPPAGGVPQLQSIDIPSLSELRFTFDLPVNITNARFAISEIGKADKVMYADEELKTIVNTSYPKEMVPGTDYTISYSGLTDLEGNELEIFSEDFTLEDDGGNEEGDGDNGKDDEKGTAAPGSILINEIMADPKGLKELPETEYVELHNATVDRITLSGWQFSYGGKAKPIETFELPSGGYAVLYRSGRDIKVDPSALEVPLENFPSALANAGKQLQLLDGSGNVIDDVTYDKAKPAKSWERSASGDWHLSSDPRGGTPGSVNSSGKEEEPTEPEKPVEPDDPDKPDHSEDPDDPDKPDDSEDDSSVIVEPSEFIINELLPNPFAGGSEYIELYNRSDRSLPLSGLSVAVRKADGTLNTRYPLSSVTSMIEPDGYVLLTKNKSGVTDFYTILSPLSLFEIPKLPILANTSSTLVLFRTKDETVIDEVAYSSKWHASSIKDQKGVALERIDSEAETQSAANWTSASATAGYGTPGYQNSQSKIPNSDEPDQPTGVEAPEWVPGSNHYSITYYLDQPGYNCRAFVFNTAGQRVAEIANHELLGLSGQLTWDGSSSAGRKLPTGVYIFYVELYHVSGQMKTYKKVFLAK; this comes from the coding sequence ATGAAACAATTTATTCTTTTTCTCCTTGTATTACTTCCTGTTTGTGCATTTGCACAGTTCACAGAAACGTTTGATGGGCCGGAAATAGATGCCGGATGGAATGGACATCGTGATAAGTTTATCATTGATGAGGCTGGTTGGTTGCGGCTGAACGGTGCGGAGGGAGAACCCGGAAAAGTCGGTCTGAACTGTGTCATACCTTATGCTCCGACTATGCAGTGGGAGTTTGATGTGCGCCTGGAGGAAATCCCGAGTGAAAGTAACTATCTTCGTCTGTATTTGTATACAGAGGGTGACGGCACCTATTATTATGTACAGATAGGACATGACGGCGCAAAAAAGATCAGTCTTCGGACGAATAAGAAGCAGGCACTTTTCTCTTTGAAAGAAAGCGGGTTGACCGAGGGACCCATCTTTCTTCGTATAAAGGTGACTCTGGAGGATAATCGTGTGTGGACTTTATATTCCCGTAGAGAGGAGGATACCTGCTTCCGGCTGGAAGGAACGACTGATTCTTATCCGGTGAAGAATCCGGTTGAAGAAGGTCCGTTTATCCTTAATATCGAATATACGAAGACCCGTTACCGACATTTTGCGATAGACAATCTCCAAGTCTCTCCACGGATTACTCCTACCGATACGATTCCGGATGAAACACCTGTCGATCCGAAGCCGGAAGAGCCATTACCTCCTGCCGGTGGTGTTCCGCAATTGCAATCCATTGATATTCCGAGTTTGTCGGAGCTTCGGTTTACGTTCGATTTGCCGGTTAATATTACCAATGCCCGCTTTGCTATATCGGAAATAGGTAAAGCTGACAAGGTCATGTATGCGGATGAGGAATTGAAGACCATTGTGAATACCTCATACCCGAAAGAGATGGTTCCGGGGACGGATTATACTATATCCTACAGTGGTCTTACCGATCTGGAAGGGAATGAATTGGAAATTTTCTCTGAGGATTTTACGTTAGAAGATGATGGGGGGAATGAAGAAGGGGATGGCGATAATGGTAAAGATGATGAAAAAGGAACAGCGGCTCCCGGTTCTATCCTTATCAATGAAATAATGGCGGATCCGAAAGGTTTGAAGGAGCTACCGGAAACGGAATATGTGGAATTGCATAATGCGACAGTCGATCGTATCACGCTTTCGGGCTGGCAGTTTTCATACGGAGGAAAGGCTAAACCGATAGAAACGTTTGAACTGCCGTCGGGAGGATATGCCGTACTCTATCGTTCCGGTCGGGATATAAAGGTCGATCCTTCGGCATTGGAAGTGCCGTTGGAGAATTTCCCTTCGGCTTTGGCTAATGCGGGGAAACAATTGCAGTTATTGGACGGTTCGGGAAATGTAATTGATGATGTTACATACGATAAGGCAAAGCCTGCCAAATCGTGGGAGCGTTCCGCCTCCGGTGACTGGCATCTGTCTTCCGATCCTCGTGGCGGGACGCCTGGCTCCGTTAATTCGTCCGGTAAAGAAGAAGAACCGACCGAGCCGGAAAAACCTGTGGAACCGGATGATCCCGACAAGCCCGATCATTCAGAAGATCCTGACGATCCGGATAAACCGGATGATTCTGAAGATGATTCTTCCGTTATAGTTGAACCGTCTGAATTTATTATTAACGAACTTCTGCCGAATCCTTTTGCCGGTGGCAGTGAATATATAGAATTGTATAACCGTTCTGATCGCTCTTTGCCGCTATCCGGCTTATCAGTAGCTGTCCGTAAGGCTGACGGCACATTGAATACCCGTTATCCTTTATCGTCTGTTACTTCAATGATTGAACCGGATGGTTATGTGCTGTTGACTAAAAACAAATCGGGTGTCACCGATTTCTATACGATCCTGTCTCCCTTGTCTTTGTTTGAAATCCCCAAACTTCCTATATTGGCAAATACATCTTCTACACTTGTATTATTCCGTACAAAGGATGAAACAGTGATCGATGAAGTCGCCTATTCCTCCAAATGGCATGCTTCCTCCATAAAAGACCAAAAAGGCGTAGCTCTTGAACGAATTGATTCCGAAGCTGAAACACAATCGGCAGCAAACTGGACTTCTGCGTCTGCTACTGCCGGTTATGGAACTCCCGGTTATCAAAACTCCCAGTCGAAGATACCCAATTCGGATGAACCGGATCAGCCGACCGGAGTAGAAGCTCCGGAATGGGTTCCCGGCTCGAACCATTATTCGATAACTTATTATCTGGATCAACCGGGATACAATTGCCGCGCCTTTGTCTTCAATACGGCCGGACAGCGTGTAGCTGAAATTGCCAACCATGAACTATTGGGCCTTTCCGGACAGCTTACCTGGGACGGTTCGTCGTCCGCAGGAAGGAAGTTGCCAACAGGTGTTTATATCTTTTATGTGGAACTGTATCATGTTAGTGGACAAATGAAGACTTATAAGAAAGTGTTTCTGGCAAAATGA
- a CDS encoding clostripain-related cysteine peptidase, translating into MMKTKYFIYILLIILAFGSCTKEEFKEDGPKRTVLMYVVASNLGSNINKNIEDMISVATPKNLNGGNLIVYYSKSDKSAELYQIKEGTNGIVTKHHIEDYTNQSAIDPEVMKSIISRVATDFPADSYGMIFSSHGTSWLPSNYKTMLRSFGEEAGYNMEIYELAEGIPDEYHFDFLLFDVCSMGGVECVYELKDKADYIVASPAEVLAAGFPYKEVLPYLFETKANLDGVAKGFYEHYKNNGNPFGCIAVTKTSELNDLAAITKEIITAKGGEEGTYSLPYSDIQTLSYLPSAPTRLYDLSDLIKHLATDEQFTRFTDCMDKAVTSRYSTDYIYCSKGGDTKVNTFSGLSIYPLQKNLTQLNDWYRNNTQWYKAVYQ; encoded by the coding sequence ATGATGAAGACTAAGTATTTTATATATATCCTACTTATCATCCTTGCATTCGGGAGTTGTACGAAGGAGGAGTTTAAGGAAGATGGGCCAAAACGGACTGTGTTGATGTATGTTGTTGCCAGCAATTTAGGATCGAATATCAACAAGAATATTGAAGATATGATCTCTGTCGCTACCCCAAAGAATCTGAATGGAGGAAATCTGATCGTTTACTATTCTAAGAGTGATAAAAGTGCGGAGCTTTATCAGATCAAAGAAGGCACGAATGGTATCGTAACCAAGCATCATATTGAAGATTATACTAACCAAAGTGCGATCGATCCGGAAGTGATGAAAAGCATAATCAGCAGGGTTGCAACTGATTTTCCGGCAGACAGCTACGGCATGATCTTTTCCAGCCATGGCACTTCCTGGTTACCTTCCAATTACAAGACGATGCTTAGGTCATTCGGAGAAGAGGCCGGCTATAACATGGAAATATATGAGTTGGCCGAAGGTATACCCGATGAATATCATTTTGACTTCCTGCTTTTCGATGTTTGCAGTATGGGAGGTGTCGAATGTGTGTACGAGTTAAAAGATAAAGCAGATTATATCGTGGCATCACCAGCAGAAGTTCTTGCTGCAGGATTCCCTTACAAGGAAGTACTTCCTTATTTATTTGAGACAAAAGCGAATCTCGACGGAGTGGCAAAAGGTTTTTACGAACACTACAAGAATAATGGAAATCCTTTTGGCTGTATTGCCGTAACGAAAACAAGCGAGTTGAATGATCTCGCCGCCATCACCAAGGAGATTATTACTGCTAAGGGAGGGGAAGAAGGTACTTATTCATTACCTTATTCGGATATACAGACATTATCCTACTTACCCAGCGCACCGACAAGGCTGTATGATTTGAGCGACCTTATAAAACATCTGGCTACGGACGAACAGTTTACCCGTTTCACGGATTGTATGGACAAAGCTGTAACAAGCAGGTACAGTACCGATTATATTTATTGCTCAAAAGGCGGAGATACGAAAGTCAACACTTTCTCCGGATTATCTATCTATCCATTACAGAAGAATTTGACTCAGTTGAATGACTGGTACAGAAATAATACACAATGGTATAAGGCGGTTTATCAATAA
- a CDS encoding aspartate-semialdehyde dehydrogenase — translation MKVAIVGVSGAVGQEFLRVLDERNFPMDELVLFGSSRSAGRVYDFRGKQYTVKELKHNDDFKGIDVAFVSAGGGTSVEFAETITKHGTVMIDNSSAFRMDNDVPLVVPEVNPEDALNRPRGIIANPNCTTIQMVVALKAIEKVSHIKRVQVATYQAASGAGATAMAELIKQYEQLLKGEEPTVEKFAYQLAYNVIPHVDVFTENGYTKEEMKMYNETRKIMHSDIEVSATCVRVPVMRAHSEATWIETERPISVEEARKAFAEGEGIILQDDPANKDYPMPLFVADKEPVYVGRIRKDISNPNGLTFWTVSDQIKKGAALNAVQIAEYLLKVKNIG, via the coding sequence ATGAAAGTAGCAATTGTTGGTGTGAGTGGAGCGGTAGGACAAGAATTCCTGCGCGTACTCGACGAAAGAAACTTCCCGATGGATGAGCTTGTGCTTTTTGGCTCATCGCGTAGTGCCGGACGTGTTTATGACTTCCGTGGTAAACAGTACACCGTTAAGGAGCTTAAGCATAACGACGACTTTAAGGGAATCGATGTTGCTTTTGTTTCGGCCGGTGGCGGTACATCTGTCGAATTTGCAGAAACCATTACAAAACATGGTACTGTAATGATCGACAACTCCAGCGCATTCCGTATGGATAACGATGTACCTTTGGTAGTTCCTGAAGTGAACCCGGAAGATGCACTGAATCGTCCTCGCGGTATCATTGCCAATCCGAACTGTACTACCATCCAGATGGTCGTTGCATTGAAGGCAATCGAAAAAGTATCGCACATTAAGCGTGTACAGGTAGCCACTTATCAGGCAGCCAGCGGTGCAGGTGCAACTGCAATGGCCGAACTGATCAAGCAGTACGAACAACTCTTGAAGGGCGAAGAACCTACAGTAGAAAAATTCGCTTATCAGCTGGCATACAACGTGATCCCTCACGTAGACGTATTCACTGAAAACGGTTATACAAAAGAAGAAATGAAGATGTATAACGAAACACGTAAGATCATGCACTCCGATATCGAAGTGAGCGCAACCTGTGTTCGTGTTCCAGTTATGCGTGCTCATAGCGAAGCAACCTGGATCGAAACAGAACGTCCGATCAGCGTAGAAGAAGCTCGCAAGGCTTTTGCAGAGGGTGAAGGTATAATCCTGCAGGACGATCCGGCAAACAAAGACTATCCGATGCCTTTGTTCGTAGCCGACAAAGAACCGGTTTACGTAGGCCGTATCCGCAAGGACATCAGCAACCCGAACGGCTTGACATTCTGGACCGTTAGCGACCAGATCAAGAAAGGCGCTGCCCTGAATGCTGTTCAGATCGCTGAATATTTGCTTAAAGTAAAGAACATAGGATAA